In Candidatus Nitronauta litoralis, one DNA window encodes the following:
- a CDS encoding DUF3386 family protein, with translation MATYEKEADVATTLEDDPQARAAMEEVFGNTARWTAGFGGFTADINVNLNGQDFKGTVTVKGPKEIETSIDDEKAKAYLTENLASIAMHRGPRSFEESDGKHKIVFGDDGTHPLGRKVVMGGDGMSSYYRIKDGRIQQINRQTPRMAFSINIEESMKNQEGKFLTKSYTVYYFNVETKALKDVESYTDQYTRVGDLDLPEMRRIIHTENDWVSVDSMTLSNHKLM, from the coding sequence ATGGCAACTTATGAAAAAGAGGCAGATGTCGCCACAACGTTGGAGGACGACCCGCAGGCTCGCGCGGCGATGGAGGAAGTTTTCGGCAATACCGCCAGATGGACCGCCGGCTTTGGCGGGTTCACGGCCGATATCAACGTCAACCTGAACGGTCAGGATTTTAAGGGCACCGTGACGGTCAAGGGGCCAAAGGAAATTGAAACCTCTATCGACGATGAAAAAGCAAAAGCGTATTTAACAGAAAACCTCGCATCAATTGCCATGCACCGTGGTCCACGTTCTTTCGAAGAATCAGACGGAAAACACAAGATTGTGTTTGGCGATGACGGGACCCATCCCCTGGGCCGCAAAGTGGTTATGGGCGGGGACGGCATGAGCTCCTACTACAGGATCAAGGACGGTCGTATTCAACAGATCAACCGTCAGACTCCGCGCATGGCATTCTCTATCAACATAGAAGAAAGCATGAAGAATCAGGAAGGCAAGTTTCTCACCAAAAGCTATACCGTGTACTATTTCAATGTTGAAACCAAAGCGTTGAAAGATGTCGAAAGCTATACCGACCAGTACACTCGCGTGGGGGACCTCGATCTTCCGGAAATGCGCCGGATCATCCATACTGAGAATGACTGGGTGTCCGTTGATTCCATGACCCTGTCGAACCACAAATTGATGTAA